The Heptranchias perlo isolate sHepPer1 chromosome 17, sHepPer1.hap1, whole genome shotgun sequence genome has a segment encoding these proteins:
- the LOC137333969 gene encoding anti-sigma-I factor RsgI2-like, which translates to MMLVTRLPEFSLQFETPSTATKCKIVLCFQNSFLFDFCRYFLQFSPFPQHSPLLSCSPAPRPPACGTVNECASVNCECARAPPPGRSRVGSPSLTVSPPLSFTPSFTRVQFHRHRHPCWPCIVGESGILSIGRIFHSGGRHRGHRSSSASNAPAHTPTHTHTLHTRTHTYTHTPTHTHLHTPTHTPTHTPTHTHTHLHTHTPTHTHTHTPTHAHTPTHTYTHAHTPTHTPTHAHTPTHTYTHAHTHTHLHTHTYTHTHTHAHTPTHTYTHAHTPLHTHTYTRTHTYTHLHTRTHTYTHTYTRTHYTHTTHAHTHTHTPTHTYTHLHTRAHAYTHAHTHI; encoded by the exons ATGATGTTGGTTACGAGGCTCCCAGAGTTCAGCCTTCAGTTCGAAACACCAAGCACTGCCACAAAATGCAAAATCGttttgtgtttccagaattccttTCTCTTTGATTTTTGCAGATATTTTCTCCAGTTCAGTCCCTTCccccaacattcccccctccttTCCTGCTCTCCTGCCCCGAGGCCCCCAGCCTGTGGGACTGTGAACGAGTGTGCATCAGTGAACTGCGAGTGTGcaagggcccctcccccgggcagGAGCAGAGTGGGATCGCCCTCCCTCACagtttctccgcctctctcctttaCACCCTCTTTCAccagggtgcagttccacaggcaccggcACCCCTGCTGGCCGTGTATCGTGGGTGAATCGGGCATCTTGAGCATCGGCAGGATATTCCACTCTGGAGGGCGTCACAGGGGCCACAGGTCCAGTTCTGCCTCCAACGCCCccgcacacacacctacacacacgcacacactacacacacgcacacacacctacacacacacacctacacacacacacctacacacacctacacacacacctacacacacacctacacacacgcacacacacctacacacacacacacctacacacacgcacacacac acacctacacacgcacacacacctacacacacttacacacacgcacacacacctacacacacacctacacacgcacacacacctacacacacctacacacacgcacacacgcacacacacctacacacacacacctacacacacacacatacacacgcacacacacctacacacacttacacacacgcacacacacccctacacacacacacctacacacgcacacacacctacacacacttacacacacgcacacacacctacacacacacctacacacgcacacactacacacacactacacacgcgcacacacacacgcacacacctacacacacgtacacacacctacacacacgcgcacacgcctatacacacgcacacacacacatataa